From the genome of Thermococcus chitonophagus, one region includes:
- a CDS encoding diphthine--ammonia ligase codes for MVGLADVPVAVLYSGGKDSNYALYWAVKNGLNVRFLVSMVSENEESYMYHTPNINLTDLQAKALGIPLVKGFTTGEKEKEVEDLKRVLEGLKIEGIVAGALASRYQRERIERIAKELGLKVYAPAWGRDPEEYMRELVRIGFKFIFVGVSAYGLTQEWLGRVVDDAIIDELAKLRDKYNIHVAGEGGEFETFVLDMPLFKYRIVVDEAERIWEGLSGKLLIKKAHLEPK; via the coding sequence ATGGTGGGCTTAGCTGATGTCCCTGTTGCCGTCCTCTATTCTGGCGGCAAGGATTCTAACTACGCTTTGTACTGGGCCGTCAAAAATGGATTAAACGTCAGGTTCTTGGTTTCAATGGTGAGCGAGAACGAGGAAAGCTACATGTACCACACCCCAAACATAAACCTCACAGACCTGCAAGCCAAGGCCCTTGGAATACCCCTCGTGAAGGGATTCACCACAGGAGAAAAGGAGAAGGAAGTTGAGGATCTAAAGAGAGTCCTTGAAGGTCTCAAGATTGAAGGAATTGTTGCTGGGGCTTTGGCAAGCAGGTACCAGAGGGAGAGGATAGAGAGGATAGCCAAGGAACTCGGGCTTAAGGTCTACGCTCCAGCATGGGGTAGAGATCCTGAGGAATACATGAGGGAGCTTGTTAGGATTGGCTTCAAGTTCATATTCGTTGGGGTTTCTGCTTACGGCCTAACCCAGGAATGGCTTGGGAGAGTAGTGGATGATGCCATTATAGATGAGCTCGCGAAATTAAGAGATAAGTACAACATTCATGTGGCGGGGGAGGGTGGAGAGTTTGAGACCTTCGTTCTTGACATGCCCTTATTTAAGTACAGAATAGTAGTTGATGAAGCCGAGAGAATTTGGGAAGGTCTCTCTGGAAAACTACTGATAAAGAAAGCCCACCTCGAGCCTAAGTAG
- a CDS encoding NifB/NifX family molybdenum-iron cluster-binding protein, with amino-acid sequence MRCLKVAFGMEDDEKLIDAHYGDSNFFAIYEICEDGSYRLLEKRTNKAKEMEEEDEGHGDPRKFRAIIEQLRDVDVLAAFRMGPNFLRIRDQSDKVAFFTRTRDLKVALQRVIENFDELWKQVQEKKGIQRNM; translated from the coding sequence ATGAGATGCCTAAAAGTTGCGTTCGGAATGGAGGACGATGAAAAGCTCATAGACGCTCACTATGGAGACTCAAACTTCTTTGCGATCTACGAGATCTGTGAGGACGGTAGCTATAGGTTGCTGGAAAAGAGGACGAACAAAGCGAAGGAGATGGAGGAAGAAGATGAGGGCCATGGAGACCCCAGGAAGTTTAGGGCTATAATTGAACAGCTTAGAGATGTAGATGTTTTGGCAGCATTCAGAATGGGTCCCAACTTCCTGAGGATAAGGGATCAGAGCGATAAAGTGGCTTTCTTTACGAGGACTAGGGACCTAAAGGTTGCACTTCAGAGGGTTATTGAGAACTTTGATGAGCTGTGGAAACAGGTTCAGGAAAAGAAGGGCATTCAAAGGAACATGTAG
- a CDS encoding C2H2-type zinc finger protein: protein MVRLKAIIVKDRDGEEFLRCPRCGMVFKRRKDYIKHVNKAHGWLFGRGKPKGKRLKKKYAKLSQ from the coding sequence ATGGTGAGGCTCAAGGCGATCATTGTTAAGGATAGGGACGGCGAGGAGTTCCTCAGGTGCCCAAGGTGCGGGATGGTGTTCAAGAGGAGGAAGGACTACATAAAGCACGTTAACAAGGCTCACGGCTGGCTCTTCGGCAGGGGCAAGCCAAAGGGGAAGAGGCTCAAGAAGAAGTACGCCAAGCTCTCTCAGTGA
- a CDS encoding AAA family ATPase has protein sequence MVVSIMVIIERRDLDNVLNAKWLLLYGRRKTGKTFYVREKADYFKYFLVTTGGSIIELKSNEIYSFSEFIRLLPHFLSQGRIVVDEFHRLREPFFSLLQGLSGKGRIILITSTRHYFKRIVGSSSPLLGLFYIKEVGLIDPRDALSFIDRLGFERKLAVELAVLAQEPWLAPAIEALGENVFSTFGDSLRQTVPSLVGEIFREEERELTKRYWAILEAVADGKSGVGEIARELYSRGLINKETNSAVTPYLETLIEMGLLERIKIFGKRRATFKYRHISPVVDFAYYLNAKYGFFETEIPEETVKRLLEERMPQYVEVFFERLLAREYSLQPVRIEKPELEIDVSLVRNRKLYLVAEVKWKEKIRERDIRKAEDKLEKIEAKKKVLIVPDRRALPRMPEGLDVIDWKTALSFTTYQTSSPGSAR, from the coding sequence ATGGTGGTTAGCATAATGGTAATTATCGAGCGTCGCGATCTTGATAATGTTTTGAATGCCAAGTGGTTACTCCTTTATGGGAGGAGGAAAACGGGAAAAACATTCTATGTGAGGGAAAAGGCGGATTATTTCAAATACTTCCTCGTAACTACGGGAGGCTCAATAATTGAGCTTAAGAGCAACGAGATATACTCTTTTAGTGAATTTATACGCCTATTGCCTCATTTTCTTTCCCAGGGTAGGATAGTAGTTGATGAATTTCATAGGCTGAGGGAACCATTTTTCTCACTCCTCCAGGGCCTCTCAGGTAAAGGGAGGATAATCTTGATAACGTCCACTAGACACTACTTCAAGAGGATTGTAGGGAGCAGCAGTCCCCTCTTGGGCCTCTTTTATATTAAAGAGGTAGGACTTATAGATCCTAGGGATGCCCTTAGCTTCATTGACAGATTAGGCTTTGAGAGAAAGTTAGCTGTAGAATTAGCGGTTCTAGCCCAGGAACCATGGCTGGCCCCTGCGATTGAGGCTCTTGGGGAGAACGTTTTCTCTACATTTGGAGATTCTCTTCGACAGACCGTTCCAAGCTTGGTTGGAGAAATCTTTAGAGAGGAGGAACGGGAGCTAACTAAGAGGTACTGGGCAATATTAGAGGCAGTTGCCGATGGAAAATCGGGAGTTGGGGAAATTGCTAGAGAGCTGTATTCACGAGGCCTCATAAATAAGGAAACGAACAGTGCAGTGACTCCGTACTTGGAGACTTTGATTGAAATGGGCCTCTTAGAGAGGATTAAGATCTTTGGAAAGAGAAGAGCTACTTTTAAGTATAGGCATATTTCACCAGTAGTGGATTTCGCGTACTACCTCAATGCTAAATACGGCTTCTTTGAGACTGAAATTCCTGAAGAGACCGTCAAAAGGTTGCTCGAGGAGAGAATGCCTCAGTACGTTGAGGTGTTCTTTGAGAGGTTGCTGGCTAGGGAGTATTCCCTCCAGCCCGTTAGGATAGAGAAACCTGAACTGGAAATTGATGTGTCTTTGGTTAGGAACAGAAAACTGTACCTTGTAGCTGAGGTTAAGTGGAAAGAGAAGATAAGGGAAAGGGACATTAGGAAGGCCGAAGACAAACTTGAAAAAATTGAGGCCAAGAAAAAGGTACTGATAGTCCCCGACAGGAGGGCTCTTCCAAGGATGCCTGAGGGTTTGGATGTCATTGACTGGAAGACTGCGTTGAGTTTTACTACTTACCAGACCTCCTCCCCAGGATCTGCTCGATAA
- a CDS encoding SUF-like minimal system protein SmsB: MSETLTLSDAKSIIENQIEELARRNREPEWMTRIRYKALEEFMRAPLNDPVIDEQTLLHFIAKPEIEGLPEKIESLDDLPPEMKALLDRLGINEVEQKYIAGLAVQTDTGVIYNQFLQEWAKKGLIVLPTEEAVRKYPDVVREHFLKLFKAGESKLTAYHTAVWNGGIFLYLKENLKVPFPLHLFFLIQESSLAQAPHIIIIAEKNSEVHLIEGCTAPILVRHSLHLDMTEAYLHDNAKVRLTVLQNWPEYVHTRPMTRAKIGKNAQFLNTTVGLGAGKSNIANPKYWVSENGYVELNGIILGQKDWYIDLGGEMYLQGEGARGINASKAVIMDESTVITRGKIVAEAPKTKGHISCDALLMSDKARMETYPGLVSLVDDAELSHEAAIGKIREEELFYLMSRGLSEEKATQLIVKGFLEPMLKDIPIEFLVEIRKIIELAVSGGM, encoded by the coding sequence GTGAGTGAAACCCTAACACTCTCTGACGCTAAATCAATAATTGAGAACCAGATTGAGGAGCTCGCGAGGAGGAATAGGGAGCCAGAGTGGATGACGAGGATAAGGTACAAGGCTCTTGAGGAGTTCATGCGTGCTCCTCTTAATGATCCAGTCATCGACGAGCAAACTCTCCTCCACTTCATAGCGAAGCCAGAAATTGAGGGCCTGCCCGAGAAGATTGAGAGTCTAGATGACCTGCCCCCTGAGATGAAGGCCCTGCTCGACAGGCTCGGCATTAATGAAGTTGAGCAAAAGTATATAGCTGGTTTGGCAGTCCAAACTGATACTGGGGTAATCTATAACCAATTCCTCCAAGAGTGGGCTAAGAAAGGGTTAATTGTCCTGCCAACGGAGGAAGCAGTAAGAAAATACCCAGATGTCGTGAGGGAACACTTCCTCAAGCTGTTTAAGGCTGGAGAAAGCAAGCTTACCGCGTACCACACCGCGGTCTGGAACGGTGGGATATTCCTATACCTCAAAGAGAACCTCAAGGTTCCCTTCCCCTTGCACTTATTCTTCCTTATCCAAGAGAGCTCCCTAGCCCAGGCGCCCCACATAATTATAATAGCGGAGAAAAACAGTGAGGTTCACCTGATAGAAGGCTGTACTGCGCCTATACTTGTTAGACACTCCCTTCACTTGGACATGACCGAAGCTTACCTGCACGATAACGCCAAGGTCAGGTTAACGGTTTTGCAAAACTGGCCCGAGTACGTTCATACAAGACCGATGACCAGGGCTAAGATAGGAAAGAATGCTCAGTTCTTGAATACGACAGTTGGCCTTGGGGCCGGAAAGAGCAACATAGCGAATCCAAAGTATTGGGTTAGTGAAAACGGTTACGTGGAGCTTAACGGTATAATACTGGGACAAAAGGACTGGTACATTGACTTGGGAGGAGAGATGTACCTTCAGGGCGAGGGTGCAAGGGGGATAAACGCCAGCAAAGCGGTGATCATGGACGAATCGACAGTTATAACGAGGGGTAAGATCGTTGCCGAAGCTCCAAAGACCAAGGGACACATAAGCTGTGATGCCCTGCTTATGAGCGATAAGGCCAGGATGGAGACCTATCCAGGGTTAGTTAGTCTAGTGGATGATGCCGAGCTTAGCCACGAGGCCGCGATAGGTAAGATAAGGGAGGAGGAACTCTTCTACCTCATGTCAAGGGGACTAAGCGAGGAAAAGGCGACTCAGCTCATCGTTAAGGGCTTCCTAGAGCCGATGCTCAAGGACATCCCAATAGAGTTCTTAGTCGAGATAAGGAAAATAATCGAGCTAGCAGTCAGCGGCGGCATGTGA
- a CDS encoding permease produces MRPNGTPGKAMKNQKKAFLRDIIFLGVVALITAILLMMHPEKRAPVFSASENFLVEMLLIMPAVMILMGLFSVFVPDELIVKYLGRSSGFKGMLLAILIGAFPTGPLYVAFPIAASLLKKGARVASVVAFLSAWACIKIPQELVELQFLGAKFMLARLSLTVVFVMVMGLIIEQILGRRSGK; encoded by the coding sequence GTGAGGCCGAACGGTACCCCAGGAAAGGCAATGAAGAACCAGAAAAAGGCGTTCCTGCGTGATATAATTTTCCTTGGGGTTGTGGCGCTGATAACGGCCATTCTGCTAATGATGCACCCGGAAAAGAGAGCTCCTGTTTTCTCTGCATCAGAGAACTTCCTCGTAGAGATGCTCCTCATAATGCCAGCCGTAATGATACTTATGGGTCTCTTCTCGGTATTCGTTCCAGACGAGCTGATAGTCAAGTACCTCGGGAGGAGTTCAGGGTTTAAGGGCATGCTCTTGGCGATACTAATTGGAGCTTTCCCCACGGGCCCGCTCTACGTGGCGTTTCCGATAGCTGCCTCACTGCTGAAGAAAGGCGCCCGAGTTGCCAGTGTCGTTGCATTCCTCTCGGCCTGGGCCTGCATAAAGATTCCACAGGAACTAGTGGAGCTCCAGTTTCTAGGTGCAAAGTTCATGTTGGCAAGGCTAAGCCTAACGGTGGTTTTCGTCATGGTTATGGGACTAATTATCGAGCAGATCCTGGGGAGGAGGTCTGGTAAGTAG
- a CDS encoding permease, whose amino-acid sequence MNTTTLFINALAVICLILGLRKDREKTKHALKIAVMSFIKILPTMLAIILIIGLMSGFVPPKTISKIVGQEAGFKGILIVGALGAVLHIPSLIAFPLAASLLEKGASVTSVAVFITTLTMIGFVTLPLEIRILGKKFAVLRNVLSFIMALIIGILVGVIL is encoded by the coding sequence ATGAATACAACGACACTCTTCATAAATGCCCTCGCCGTTATCTGCCTGATTCTCGGTCTTAGAAAGGACAGGGAAAAGACAAAGCATGCACTAAAAATCGCAGTTATGTCGTTCATCAAGATTCTGCCGACGATGCTGGCAATAATCCTCATTATAGGCTTAATGTCCGGATTCGTGCCCCCAAAGACAATCTCCAAAATAGTGGGGCAAGAAGCAGGATTTAAGGGCATTTTGATAGTGGGAGCACTTGGTGCGGTACTCCACATCCCCTCGCTAATAGCCTTTCCACTCGCGGCCTCTCTGCTTGAGAAGGGAGCCTCAGTGACGTCAGTCGCGGTCTTCATAACCACACTGACGATGATAGGCTTCGTTACCCTGCCCCTCGAGATAAGGATTCTGGGGAAGAAGTTCGCAGTACTCAGGAACGTGCTGAGCTTCATCATGGCTTTGATAATAGGCATCTTGGTGGGGGTGATACTGTGA
- a CDS encoding class I SAM-dependent methyltransferase: MYREKYNRLGERYEVLEIPLDRYFNPLRKKAVSLAQGRTLEVGVGTGKTLKYYPRNVELYAIDGSEEMIKIAKRRAKELGLTVKFFVGDVEKLPFPDNFFDTVISSFVFCTVPNPRKGMEEIRRVLKPGGRAVFLEHTISDSDLLNFIFLKPLDRILGYLIDDSTLRRTYDLIKEFFDVELEEKYYRGIVRLVVGRKG; the protein is encoded by the coding sequence ATGTACAGAGAGAAGTACAACAGGCTCGGAGAGAGATACGAGGTTCTCGAGATTCCACTCGATAGGTACTTCAATCCCTTGAGGAAGAAGGCGGTGAGCCTAGCTCAGGGAAGAACGCTGGAGGTAGGAGTGGGAACCGGGAAAACACTTAAGTATTATCCTAGGAACGTTGAGCTTTATGCAATAGATGGTAGCGAGGAAATGATAAAGATTGCCAAGAGGAGAGCCAAAGAGCTTGGACTTACCGTGAAATTCTTCGTTGGAGATGTCGAAAAGTTGCCATTCCCGGATAACTTCTTCGATACGGTAATTTCCTCCTTCGTCTTCTGTACCGTCCCAAACCCCAGGAAGGGGATGGAGGAAATAAGGAGAGTTCTGAAGCCCGGCGGGAGGGCAGTTTTCCTGGAGCACACAATAAGCGATAGCGATCTCTTGAATTTCATCTTCCTTAAACCTCTTGATCGGATTCTTGGCTATCTGATAGATGACAGCACGCTAAGGAGAACTTACGATCTAATTAAAGAGTTCTTCGATGTTGAGCTCGAAGAAAAATACTACAGGGGCATTGTGAGGCTTGTAGTGGGAAGGAAAGGCTAG
- a CDS encoding MBL fold metallo-hydrolase gives MKLVVLNDNVPSKGLKNDWGWSILAGKILFDADTNPLVLAYNSKVLGVELKGLKFAVLSHWHYDHYGGLPYVAELNPGLKLYAPLEGMPMAMRWGFNPVPVMSPGEIDKRVYTSGALDNFEHAIGIETSSGLVVIVGCSHPGVDRLSRAVLEASGYERAYLVIGGFHSPPLWRIDNLAEMTELIAPAHCSGDMAKEYVKRKYKEKFVSVRTGTIIEV, from the coding sequence ATGAAGCTCGTAGTCCTCAACGACAACGTTCCCTCCAAGGGCTTGAAAAATGATTGGGGATGGAGCATCTTAGCCGGGAAAATACTGTTCGATGCCGACACGAATCCTTTAGTTCTGGCGTACAATTCCAAAGTCCTCGGAGTTGAGCTTAAAGGGCTGAAGTTCGCCGTGCTGAGTCACTGGCACTACGATCACTATGGAGGTTTACCCTACGTTGCGGAGCTGAATCCCGGACTAAAGCTCTATGCTCCCCTTGAAGGGATGCCAATGGCAATGAGGTGGGGCTTCAATCCAGTTCCGGTTATGAGCCCAGGGGAAATTGATAAGAGGGTTTACACTTCTGGAGCCCTTGATAACTTTGAGCACGCAATAGGAATCGAAACGAGTTCGGGCTTAGTAGTTATAGTGGGGTGCAGCCATCCTGGGGTTGATAGGCTGAGTAGAGCAGTCCTCGAAGCTAGCGGTTACGAGAGGGCGTATCTAGTTATAGGAGGCTTCCACTCTCCTCCCCTATGGAGGATAGATAACCTAGCAGAGATGACGGAGTTAATTGCTCCAGCCCATTGCTCTGGGGATATGGCGAAGGAGTACGTAAAGAGGAAGTACAAGGAGAAGTTCGTTAGTGTCAGAACTGGAACAATCATTGAGGTTTAA
- a CDS encoding ATP-binding protein, translating into MVLKFIDREFELEELEKRYKESRTHLILIYGRRRIGKTELVKQFIRDKKSFYFLARKEPMELEISRLIKSFNRKFNVFIEAESLEEFFAELKKFGKIVVVIDEFPYWIEEDKSIPSLFQYIWDEILKDSEVMLILLGSSISTMESLLSYKNPLYGRRTAQIKLSPLSFFHLREAFPKYSWEDLVKVYGVIDGIPAYLQYFDDSLMVEENIERNFYNKVSVLYEDAERLLKDELREPVTYLNILKAINDGKTKLTEIANETKVAVTNLPKYLKVLETLDLIYKEFPVTVRERKRFGIYRVKDFYYKFWLRFVYPYKDDIEIGAITFSDLQEDFNKYLGEVFERVCREFLIRINGKKLPFKFTKIGRWWDKEQEIDIVAINSLTGNSAFFEVKWRTLNYRETIKILKELIEKSERVNVKGKKFYGIIGKGIKEKEKLKERGFLVFDLSDFEWVLREPGSRER; encoded by the coding sequence ATGGTATTAAAATTTATCGACAGAGAGTTTGAGCTGGAAGAGCTAGAAAAGAGGTACAAAGAAAGTAGGACTCACCTAATTCTGATCTACGGAAGGAGAAGAATAGGAAAGACGGAGCTAGTTAAACAGTTCATAAGGGATAAGAAAAGCTTCTACTTCCTTGCGCGGAAGGAGCCAATGGAACTTGAAATCAGCAGGCTAATAAAAAGCTTCAACAGGAAGTTCAACGTGTTCATAGAGGCTGAAAGTTTGGAGGAGTTCTTCGCGGAGCTTAAGAAGTTCGGGAAGATAGTTGTCGTGATTGACGAGTTTCCATATTGGATTGAGGAGGACAAATCAATCCCCTCACTCTTCCAGTATATCTGGGACGAAATATTGAAAGATTCAGAGGTAATGCTAATACTCCTAGGGTCATCCATCTCCACAATGGAAAGCCTTCTCAGCTATAAAAATCCCCTGTACGGGAGAAGAACAGCCCAGATAAAGCTATCCCCTCTAAGCTTTTTTCACCTCAGAGAGGCGTTTCCTAAGTATTCGTGGGAGGATCTCGTAAAAGTTTATGGTGTAATAGACGGTATTCCCGCGTATCTCCAGTACTTTGACGACTCACTAATGGTTGAGGAGAACATAGAGAGGAACTTCTATAACAAAGTCAGCGTTCTCTATGAGGACGCTGAGAGACTGCTCAAGGACGAGCTCAGAGAGCCGGTGACATATCTTAACATCCTGAAAGCAATAAACGATGGAAAAACTAAGCTAACGGAGATTGCAAACGAGACGAAAGTCGCAGTAACGAACCTTCCAAAGTACCTGAAAGTTCTCGAAACGCTCGACCTAATATACAAGGAGTTTCCGGTGACGGTAAGGGAGAGGAAGAGGTTTGGAATATACAGAGTTAAGGACTTTTACTACAAGTTCTGGCTTCGCTTCGTCTATCCATATAAGGACGATATTGAAATAGGGGCAATAACATTCTCAGACCTCCAAGAGGACTTCAACAAGTACCTCGGCGAGGTCTTTGAGAGGGTGTGCAGGGAGTTTCTAATAAGGATAAATGGAAAGAAATTGCCCTTCAAGTTCACCAAGATAGGAAGATGGTGGGATAAGGAACAGGAGATTGATATAGTTGCAATTAACAGTTTAACTGGAAATTCAGCATTTTTTGAGGTTAAATGGAGGACTCTTAACTATAGAGAGACAATAAAAATACTGAAGGAGTTAATTGAAAAGAGCGAAAGGGTGAACGTTAAAGGGAAAAAGTTTTATGGAATAATCGGAAAAGGGATCAAGGAAAAGGAAAAGCTTAAGGAGAGAGGTTTCTTGGTCTTTGACCTTTCAGACTTCGAATGGGTCCTCAGAGAGCCTGGGTCGAGGGAACGATGA
- a CDS encoding MFS transporter, whose amino-acid sequence MRKLIILVLVSLGWIFNYSHRMAVPSLAPLIRDDLHITNAEIGLLMTSLLLPYALIQVPAGYIGDKIGRKRLLVLSILGYSLSSAFIVLTKDYWDMLIVRFIYGLFAGLYYAPATALISEVFREKKGSALGFFMVGPAIGTGVTPLIVVPIALTFNWRLSFLVLSLMSSFVAVLLAFAVRGEVSKPEVVRFSIPGNVFLLSLANFLGLGAFFALLTFLVSYLVSQGASLEKASAMFSLLSMIGILGSISAGFLYDRIGKVSVSLAFLMNALFTFLILIWPNPILLIPLGFFLYSVGGIITAYTSEKAGKENLGVVMGFVNMVGFFGATIGPYVVGKLIDIAGYKRALLLVPLAYLVSTLLIFLDMSPRHRGTGPSSFPRPRLSEDPFEV is encoded by the coding sequence ATGCGAAAGCTAATAATTCTAGTACTGGTCAGCTTAGGCTGGATATTCAATTACTCCCACAGAATGGCAGTTCCTTCCCTTGCACCTCTAATAAGAGATGATCTTCATATTACAAATGCTGAGATAGGCTTGTTGATGACGTCCCTACTCTTACCTTACGCCTTAATTCAGGTTCCCGCGGGATACATTGGAGACAAAATCGGGAGGAAGAGGTTGCTCGTTCTCAGCATACTTGGTTATTCTCTATCGTCAGCGTTTATAGTACTCACAAAGGATTATTGGGACATGCTCATCGTTAGATTTATCTACGGATTATTTGCCGGATTATATTATGCACCAGCAACTGCCCTAATAAGCGAGGTCTTCAGGGAGAAGAAGGGCTCGGCCCTTGGATTCTTCATGGTTGGTCCCGCAATAGGGACCGGGGTAACCCCACTAATAGTCGTTCCAATAGCTCTAACCTTTAACTGGAGGCTTTCATTCTTAGTTCTCTCACTTATGAGCTCCTTTGTCGCGGTTTTGCTTGCCTTTGCTGTAAGAGGAGAGGTTTCTAAGCCTGAAGTTGTGAGGTTTTCAATCCCAGGAAATGTCTTCCTCTTAAGCCTAGCAAATTTCCTGGGCCTTGGAGCGTTCTTCGCCCTTCTAACTTTCTTGGTTTCGTACTTAGTCTCCCAGGGAGCTAGCCTTGAAAAAGCTTCTGCAATGTTCTCTCTGCTCTCGATGATAGGGATTTTGGGCTCCATTTCGGCTGGCTTCCTTTACGATAGGATAGGGAAGGTCAGCGTTTCTCTGGCCTTTCTTATGAATGCTCTCTTTACATTCCTTATACTTATTTGGCCGAATCCAATCCTTTTAATACCTCTTGGCTTCTTCCTTTACTCGGTTGGTGGAATAATAACTGCATACACATCAGAGAAGGCTGGAAAGGAAAACTTGGGGGTTGTCATGGGTTTCGTGAACATGGTCGGGTTTTTTGGAGCTACAATTGGTCCCTACGTTGTCGGAAAGCTCATAGATATCGCAGGCTACAAAAGGGCGTTATTGCTTGTCCCTCTAGCGTACTTAGTTTCGACACTTCTGATATTCTTGGATATGAGCCCTCGTCATCGAGGTACCGGGCCGTCATCGTTCCCTCGACCCAGGCTCTCTGAGGACCCATTCGAAGTCTGA
- the rlmD gene encoding 23S rRNA (uracil(1939)-C(5))-methyltransferase RlmD, translated as MRGEVRDVSEDGLGMLEGILLPFAYPGDVVEVVKTRRRFGKEIGEFTLLKSSSLRGRPKCMHFGRCGGCLWQGLKYREQLRLKAELFERITGINAEIKPSPRIYGFRNITNLIVTVNGVGMKEFARPKTVVPLRECPVFSKDFPIYVEAIKEFLRESKLRPWNWKEGEVHYVQIREMKFTGEVMVNVVAHLEPTERVKKILVEAFDFVDSIYWSVKRDKRDDPRGVPIRIHGEEFIKELIEGIYYFIHPSSFFQTNSYALSHLLKVVRDYVEGEKVLDLYSGIGTFSLYLASEGFKVRGVEINEFSVSAARKSAEFNSLEVEFKVQNAENENLSGYDTIIVDPPRKGLGYFAEKIVREGPEILIYVSCNPKKFVLDYQNYLARAYKIREVMLVDMFPHTPHVEAVIKLLKS; from the coding sequence ATGAGGGGCGAAGTTAGGGATGTTAGTGAGGATGGTCTTGGCATGCTTGAAGGTATACTGTTGCCATTTGCGTATCCTGGGGACGTAGTGGAAGTTGTGAAAACTAGAAGAAGGTTCGGAAAAGAAATTGGAGAGTTTACACTTCTTAAATCTTCTTCTCTTAGGGGAAGACCCAAATGCATGCACTTTGGAAGGTGCGGTGGTTGCCTGTGGCAGGGGTTGAAATATAGGGAGCAACTAAGGCTCAAAGCTGAGCTCTTCGAGAGAATAACTGGAATCAACGCGGAGATAAAGCCTTCCCCCAGGATATACGGCTTCAGGAATATCACGAACCTTATAGTTACCGTTAACGGGGTTGGCATGAAGGAGTTCGCGAGGCCGAAGACCGTCGTTCCCCTAAGGGAGTGCCCCGTCTTCTCCAAGGACTTTCCTATTTATGTGGAGGCGATAAAGGAGTTCCTCAGAGAATCCAAGCTTAGGCCGTGGAACTGGAAAGAAGGGGAAGTGCATTACGTTCAGATAAGAGAGATGAAGTTCACTGGAGAGGTAATGGTCAATGTGGTAGCTCACCTTGAGCCAACCGAAAGGGTAAAGAAAATCCTTGTAGAGGCATTTGACTTCGTAGACTCAATATATTGGAGCGTTAAAAGGGACAAGAGAGATGACCCCAGGGGAGTTCCGATCCGTATTCATGGTGAGGAGTTCATCAAGGAGCTTATTGAGGGGATATACTATTTTATTCATCCCTCTTCCTTCTTCCAGACTAATAGCTATGCCCTGTCACACCTTCTAAAGGTGGTTAGGGACTATGTTGAGGGAGAGAAAGTTCTAGACTTGTACTCCGGCATAGGAACTTTCTCTCTGTACTTAGCGAGTGAGGGTTTTAAAGTTAGGGGAGTTGAGATTAATGAGTTTTCAGTTTCTGCGGCAAGAAAGAGCGCTGAATTTAACTCACTTGAAGTGGAGTTTAAGGTTCAAAATGCAGAGAATGAAAATTTGTCTGGTTATGATACCATAATAGTTGATCCACCTCGGAAAGGTCTTGGATATTTTGCAGAGAAAATAGTAAGAGAGGGTCCTGAAATACTAATTTATGTATCTTGCAATCCTAAGAAGTTCGTTCTTGATTATCAAAATTATCTTGCTAGAGCATACAAAATTAGAGAGGTTATGCTAGTTGACATGTTCCCGCATACACCACACGTTGAGGCCGTAATAAAACTTCTTAAAAGCTAA
- a CDS encoding NifB/NifX family molybdenum-iron cluster-binding protein, producing the protein MVRVAVPTNGGGLEDTVAPVFARAPAFLIADVDENGNITNTKVIQNPAATAAGGAGPLAVQTLINEGVEAIVAPQVGPNAMSAIQAAGIRLYTVAPGTKVEDAVKMVTQGAPAQPRVFAPAPAVAPAPATPTAPATPVAPAYYWWGPGWGWGRGWGRGRGWGRGWGRGGRGWGARLGYCPWTGMPSRRTLRWLYGWW; encoded by the coding sequence ATGGTAAGGGTTGCGGTTCCAACGAATGGTGGGGGTTTGGAGGACACTGTCGCTCCTGTATTTGCGAGAGCTCCAGCCTTCCTGATTGCTGACGTTGACGAGAACGGAAACATTACGAATACTAAGGTAATCCAGAACCCAGCTGCTACAGCTGCAGGTGGCGCAGGCCCACTAGCTGTGCAAACGCTCATAAATGAAGGGGTAGAGGCAATAGTCGCTCCTCAAGTTGGGCCAAACGCAATGAGCGCAATTCAGGCAGCTGGAATAAGGCTCTACACGGTAGCCCCAGGAACGAAGGTTGAGGATGCAGTTAAGATGGTCACCCAGGGAGCTCCAGCCCAGCCCAGGGTATTCGCTCCAGCACCTGCAGTTGCTCCAGCTCCAGCTACCCCAACAGCCCCTGCAACCCCAGTAGCTCCAGCCTACTACTGGTGGGGCCCAGGATGGGGCTGGGGCCGCGGCTGGGGTAGAGGAAGAGGATGGGGAAGAGGCTGGGGCAGAGGAGGCAGAGGCTGGGGAGCAAGACTGGGCTACTGTCCATGGACAGGAATGCCAAGCAGAAGAACCCTGAGATGGCTGTACGGCTGGTGGTGA